A region of Leishmania donovani BPK282A1 complete genome, chromosome 7 DNA encodes the following proteins:
- a CDS encoding alpha-adaptin-like protein, with translation MDMRGLAHFIRDIRRATGNKKEEESRVDEELAKIRAKFIETSTMTTYDRKKYLCKLMFISMLGYPITFGHIEGLKLMSQESPSAKLIGYLSTSVLLNENSDLLTLTTHTVYRDLLSASDLSRSLALTAVANTGSRDFVEVMHEGVFSIIMDDSVNQHVHKKALLTLLHIYRKYPEIVDLNTVIPKAAELLLSKQDGVSMCAVTFLNGCISKESRHLYRGIPDKLIQVLARIILEKQTEPGYVYYGVPAPWLQAKLLRLLQYFPLPSEADQRHRIILVLRKVVKATEKVLKDAQAQQKQRGTQSRVSAMNAVLFEVVSLCIQWDVGSKLILECVALISSFLSDKRESNLRYIGLSLLARLSFVDVPGFDFHMHCRQHQQQIIVGLHDSDASIRKKALDVLVAMCNRSTADDIIKELISYLPIAADPNFKTSLVLSIALLSEKYCKDYNVYVDIMLTVVSEAGDLCPPDIVHRVVQVVVNDPSVQKRAANIVFQELRKKTNVPEVMLRVAAFVLGEFGYQIALNAESTPMVQLNLLTQKLSFTSVVTQSIIISTFFKFYTLYDDVAVRERIVKTLQAYTNSPHPELQQRATEFIALVEFARSELLEKVFEPMPPFRDDVNTVMDQVKRLQRSVQDIWALKILERGVEDVNHTGKRKSKLESAEKQKVQAKQGITLHDLSTVSTAAPVQGDSTDQAYAELDALLDVSLSSQDVDRVRSVYEEHRRRLFELSRAEKGVLFSNESIELQCTKSTYGADTRMKVVVRDKTGKGLVQVAVEVIRAEAGLILQSRTKDGTTVAAWGTIAIEFAARSCFAFRSPPSVRVQYAPASGSARVCTDVLSLPILPTTFFTPYQVDSDANFSRLYETTRRASTFAGWRKEASPSARVDANALMQLLELQGYRTKVTGLGAIVGVAAFAVQPKERVEYVPVVCEIQTSASEMQVFVYTESSVLQHGALDTIKFALQ, from the coding sequence ATGGACATGCGAGGTCTCGCCCACTTCATTCGGGACATCCGTCGTGCAACTGGAAACaagaaggaggaagagagtcGCGTGGATGAGGAACTGGCCAAGATACGCGCCAAGTTCATTGAAACTAGTACGATGACGACGTACGATCGAAAGAAGTACTTGTGCAAGTTGATGTTCATCTCGATGCTCGGTTACCCCATTACCTTTGGCCATATCGAAGGCCTGAAACTCATGTCACAGGAGAGCCCGTCCGCCAAGCTCATCGGGTACCTCTCCACTTCCGTGTTGCTGAACGAAAACAGTGATCTTCTGACGCTCACCACGCACACTGTATATCGAGACCTTCTCTCGGCATCTGACTTGAGTCGCAGTCTCGCCCTCACAGCCGTCGCGAACACGGGAAGCCGCGATTTTGTAGAGGTGATGCACGAAGGCGTCTTTTCCATCATCATGGATGACAGCGTCAATCAGCACGTCCACAAGAAGGCGCTtctgacgctgctgcacattTATCGCAAGTACCCCGAGATTGTCGATCTGAATACCGTGATTCCTaaggcggcagagctgcttcTATCGAAACAGGACGGTGTCAGCATGTGCGCCGTGACATTTCTTAACGGCTGCATCAGCAAGGAATCGAGGCATCTTTACAGAGGCATCCCCGACAAGCTGATCCAGGTTCTGGCACGCATCATTCTGGAAAAGCAGACGGAGCCAGGCTACGTGTACTACGGTGTCCCAGCGCCATGGCTTCAGGCGAAGctcctgcggctgctgcagtaTTTCCCGCTTCCGTCAGAGGCCGACCAGCGCCATCGCATCATCCTCGTTCTCCGCAAGGTTGTCAAGGCGACGGAAAAGGTGCTGAAGgatgcgcaggcgcagcagaagcagcgtgGCACGCAGAGCCGCGTCAGCGCAATGAACGCGGTGCTGTTCGAGGTGGTGTCACTGTGTATCCAGTGGGATGTCGGCTCCAAGCTGATTTTGGAGTGCGTGGCCCTCATCAGCTCCTTTCTTTCCGACAAGCGGGAGTCAAATCTGCGCTACATCGGCCTTAGCTTGCTGGCCCGGCTCAGCTTTGTGGACGTCCCCGGCTTCGACTTTCATATGCACTGCCgtcagcaccagcagcagatCATTGTTGGGCTGCACGACTCAGACGCCTCGATTCGGAAAAAAGCGCTCGATGTTCTCGTGGCTATGTGCAACCGGAGCACCGCTGACGACATCATCAAGGAGCTCATCTCGTACCTCCCCATTGCCGCGGACCCCAACTTCAAGACGAGCCTCGTTCTCTCGATCGCGCTTCTGTCAGAGAAGTACTGCAAGGACTACAACGTGTATGTGGATATCATGCTCACAGTTGTGTCGGAGGCGGGTGACCTGTGCCCGCCAGATATCGTGCACCGCGTCGTTCAGGTTGTCGTCAACGATCCGTCCGTGCAGAAGCGTGCGGCGAACATCGTCTTCCAGGAGCTTCGGAAAAAGACAAATGTGCCAGAGGTGATGCTTCGTGTTGCTGCGTTCGTGCTCGGCGAGTTCGGCTACCAGATCGCGCTGAATGCCGAGAGCACGCCGATGGTGCAGCTCAACCTGCTGACACAGAAGCTGAGCTTCACCTCGGTGGTGACGCAGAGCATCATCATTAGCACATTTTTCAAGTTCTACACGCTCTACGACGATGTTGCGGTGCGCGAACGCATTGTGAAGACGCTGCAGGCGTACACCAACAGCCCGCACCCGGAgttgcagcagcgtgcaACGGAATTCATTGCACTGGTGGAGTTTGCGCGGAGTGAGCTGCTAGAAAAGGTCTTCGAGCCCATGCCACCTTTCCGAGACGATGTGAACACTGTCATGGATCAGGTGAAGAGGCTGCAACGCAGTGTGCAGGACATTTGGGCCCTGAAGATTCTTGAACGCGGCGTGGAGGATGTGAACCACACCGGCAAGCGCAAGTCGAAGTTGGAGTCCGCCGAGAAACAGAAGGTGCAGGCAAAGCAAGGAATAACACTGCACGATCTCTCGACTGTGTCGACAGCAGCCCCTGTGCAAGGTGACAGCACCGACCAGGCCTACGCAGAGCTTGACGCCTTGCTCGACGTGTCCCTCTCTTCCCAGGATGTGGATCGTGTTCGCAGCGTCTACgaagagcaccgccgccgcctcttcgagCTTTCGCGCGCTGAAAAAGGCGTGCTCTTCTCGAACGAGTCGATCGAGCTCCAGTGTACCAAGTCAACGTACGGGGCGGACACTCGCAtgaaggtggtggtgcgtgACAAGACAGGCAAGGGTCTCGTTCAGGTGGCAGTGGAGGTCATCCGTGCCGAGGCGGGGCTCATACTGCAGTCGCGCACAAAAGACGGAACCACTGTGGCGGCTTGGGGCACAATCGCAATCGAGTTTGCCGCCCGCTCATGCTTTGCTTTTAGAAGCCCGCCGAGTGTGCGAGTGCAGTACGCGCCGGCGtccggcagcgcgcgcgtgtgcaccgaCGTTCTGTCACTGCCGATCCTTCCCACGACTTTCTTCACCCCATACCAGGTAGACTCGGACGCCAACTTTAGTCGGCTGTATGAGACAACGAGGCGGGCATCGACCTTCGCCGGCTGGCGCAAGgaggcgtcgccgtcggcgaggGTAGATGCCAACGCTCTGATGCAGTTGCTCGAGCTACAAGGGTACCGGACGAAAGTGACTGGATTGGGAGCAATCGTTGGCGTCGCCGCGTTCGCGGTGCAGCCGAAGGAGCGCGTTGAGTACGTACCTGTGGTGTGCGAGATACAGACATCCGCAAGTGAAATGCAGGTGTTCGTGTACACCGAGTCCTCGGTGCTTCAGCATGGTGCCCTCGACACAATCAAGTTCGCCCTACAATAG